A window of the Butyricimonas faecalis genome harbors these coding sequences:
- a CDS encoding SusC/RagA family TonB-linked outer membrane protein, with amino-acid sequence MKLFMILMCCFTFSLSANSFAQQEKVNLDLRDVSIKTLFSEIQRQTKLHFIFSSEQANRLDKLTVKATDETVKSVLDRIFEGTGFSYTFRDDIIMVRFEGEQAAQQVKKEMEIRGVVKDKNGDPLPGVTVLVGGTTLGTATDGKGEFLLKVPEQESVALHFSFVGMKTQELVFKKGQQPLTVVMEEDSESIEEIVVTGYQQIEKRNLTSSVVTVKTSELQTIGASSIEQMLQGVVPGLSVVNTSASPGAAPKIRIRGTATIAGNADPLWVLDGVILENSVPVTAADLNSPDVMNMFNSVIGGINPNDIESITVLKDASATAIYGTRAANGVIVVTTKKGKANSFNISYQHTSSISIRPHYDDFDLLNSKERVALAWENYEDGLSLWGGTYADGISGLEGLLNSYALGQISKDQLNTMVNKLEEVNTDWFKILFRNAYTQTHNLSVSGGTEKTNYYISLNYNGEEGVDKASEYKNYGGMVKLNTQLFQGVNMGAIVQVDRRDREMYHSSLDLFNYAVRSSRAIPLREDNGDLHYYIGSVSGRASKINVLNELANSGNESTQTDAKGIVNLTVNLYKGLKYEGLFSYASSHSTARDYATEKTAYVATIRGYGYGEGSEDNVKKSPLPYGGVYNETTYEQRSSLIRNGLTYKGSLMDDLSIDVLLGQEFRNTNYKGLTSNIYGYFHDRGNTFYEPALGESTGHLKRNKTTRNLVDRSNISYYGVISAMYDNRYVLNANIRFDGSNLFGSNPKYRYLPLWSVSGRWIISNESFLSDNTLISNLALRASYGLRGNIVEDSSPSIIAAALPPNAVTGLFEMEIQQAPNPDLKWETTASFNAGLEIALFDNRLSLDIDYYLDKSKDLIAYKGVSSVSGFSGKYVNYANVTNQGLDVALSGTILKSKDWNWTAAFNMGYVKNEVTKSKSTAQTKYLVQSVYTPGEVYEGKPVNGMFSYRFAKLDGKGMPMFYDKDGNVLGVDSDEIVNFPYDIENLKYEGTRDPMLSGGLNTRVAYKNVSLSMLFAFGLKNVVRLPSRAYVSAPNSDENANSSIKDRWRPGQDNTGKTIPALSSGDGLIMTADDNFYATDWYNLSDATVVPGDYLRFRNLMIEYRLPLRWVNKVVIGDKKLSSVTLKFQAQNLFVLADKRLKGYDPETINYTTNAYGSLPLARTFTLGLNVNF; translated from the coding sequence ATGAAACTTTTTATGATTTTGATGTGCTGTTTCACATTTTCCCTTTCGGCAAATAGTTTTGCCCAACAGGAAAAAGTTAATCTGGATTTGCGAGATGTGTCGATCAAGACATTATTTAGTGAGATCCAGCGTCAAACCAAGTTGCATTTCATTTTTAGTAGCGAGCAGGCGAATCGTTTGGACAAATTGACGGTGAAGGCAACGGATGAAACGGTGAAATCTGTTTTAGATCGGATTTTCGAGGGAACGGGTTTTAGTTATACGTTTCGGGATGATATTATCATGGTGCGGTTTGAAGGAGAGCAAGCGGCACAGCAGGTGAAGAAAGAAATGGAAATCCGGGGTGTGGTGAAAGACAAAAACGGGGATCCTTTGCCGGGAGTGACGGTGCTTGTGGGGGGAACCACTTTGGGTACGGCCACAGATGGGAAAGGGGAATTTCTGTTGAAAGTTCCCGAACAGGAGAGTGTGGCGTTGCATTTTTCTTTCGTGGGGATGAAGACGCAGGAACTTGTATTTAAAAAAGGCCAGCAACCGTTGACGGTGGTGATGGAGGAAGATTCTGAAAGTATCGAGGAGATTGTGGTGACAGGGTATCAACAAATTGAAAAGAGAAACCTGACGAGTTCCGTGGTAACGGTGAAAACCAGTGAGTTGCAAACGATTGGAGCATCCAGTATCGAACAAATGCTACAAGGTGTGGTTCCGGGGCTTTCCGTGGTAAATACTTCGGCCTCTCCGGGAGCGGCTCCGAAAATTCGTATCCGGGGTACGGCAACGATTGCCGGAAATGCCGATCCTTTGTGGGTGTTGGATGGCGTTATATTGGAAAATTCTGTGCCGGTTACGGCTGCCGATTTGAATAGTCCGGACGTGATGAATATGTTTAATTCCGTGATTGGTGGAATTAACCCGAATGATATCGAGAGTATTACCGTGTTGAAAGATGCATCTGCAACAGCCATTTACGGAACTCGTGCAGCAAACGGGGTTATTGTTGTTACCACGAAGAAAGGGAAAGCGAATAGTTTTAATATTTCGTACCAACATACGTCAAGCATAAGTATCCGGCCTCATTATGACGATTTTGATTTATTGAATTCAAAAGAGCGTGTTGCCTTGGCTTGGGAAAATTATGAGGATGGTTTGTCGTTGTGGGGTGGAACTTACGCGGATGGAATTTCGGGATTAGAGGGCTTGTTGAATAGTTATGCTCTAGGACAGATTTCGAAAGACCAATTGAATACGATGGTTAATAAATTGGAAGAAGTAAATACGGATTGGTTTAAAATCCTGTTCCGAAATGCTTATACTCAAACTCACAATTTGAGTGTTTCCGGGGGAACAGAGAAAACGAATTACTATATTTCGCTAAATTACAACGGAGAAGAGGGAGTGGATAAGGCGAGTGAATATAAAAATTATGGAGGGATGGTAAAACTCAACACTCAGTTGTTTCAAGGAGTGAATATGGGGGCTATTGTTCAAGTCGATCGTCGGGACCGTGAGATGTATCATTCTTCGCTAGATTTATTTAATTATGCGGTTCGTTCCTCTAGGGCAATCCCATTACGGGAAGATAATGGCGATTTGCATTATTATATAGGAAGCGTGTCTGGGCGTGCAAGTAAAATTAATGTATTGAATGAATTGGCAAATTCCGGTAACGAGAGCACCCAAACCGATGCGAAGGGTATTGTCAATCTTACAGTAAATCTGTATAAAGGCTTAAAATATGAAGGGTTATTCAGTTATGCCTCTTCCCATTCGACCGCTCGGGATTATGCCACGGAAAAAACGGCTTACGTGGCAACGATTAGAGGTTATGGATATGGAGAAGGATCGGAAGACAATGTAAAGAAATCTCCTTTACCTTATGGTGGCGTATATAACGAAACAACCTACGAGCAACGCTCTTCGTTGATTCGGAATGGACTGACTTATAAAGGTAGTTTGATGGACGATTTGTCAATCGATGTTTTATTAGGGCAAGAGTTTAGAAATACGAATTATAAAGGCTTAACGTCAAATATTTACGGGTATTTCCACGACCGGGGGAATACATTTTACGAACCGGCTTTAGGAGAATCAACGGGACATTTGAAACGGAATAAAACGACCCGTAATCTGGTCGACCGTTCCAATATATCTTATTACGGGGTGATCTCTGCCATGTATGACAATCGTTACGTGTTGAATGCCAATATCCGCTTTGACGGATCAAATCTTTTCGGGTCAAATCCCAAATATCGGTATTTACCTTTATGGTCTGTTTCCGGAAGATGGATTATTAGTAATGAATCGTTTTTATCGGATAACACGCTTATAAGTAACCTGGCACTTCGAGCCTCTTACGGGTTGAGGGGAAATATCGTGGAGGATAGCAGCCCTTCGATTATTGCGGCGGCCTTGCCACCGAATGCGGTAACCGGTTTGTTTGAAATGGAAATACAACAAGCTCCTAATCCCGATTTGAAATGGGAAACAACCGCTTCATTTAATGCCGGTTTGGAAATTGCCTTGTTTGACAATCGTTTATCATTGGATATCGACTATTATTTGGATAAAAGCAAGGATTTGATTGCTTACAAGGGCGTGTCGTCCGTGTCCGGTTTCTCGGGAAAATACGTTAATTACGCGAATGTCACTAATCAAGGACTTGACGTTGCTTTGAGTGGAACAATTCTCAAGAGTAAAGATTGGAATTGGACGGCTGCTTTTAATATGGGGTATGTAAAAAATGAAGTGACAAAATCCAAAAGTACGGCACAGACAAAATATTTGGTGCAAAGTGTTTATACCCCCGGGGAAGTCTACGAGGGAAAACCTGTTAACGGCATGTTTTCGTATCGTTTTGCGAAGTTGGACGGTAAAGGAATGCCGATGTTCTACGATAAAGATGGAAACGTGTTAGGCGTGGATAGCGATGAAATCGTGAACTTCCCTTATGATATTGAAAATCTGAAATATGAAGGGACAAGGGATCCGATGTTATCCGGTGGATTGAATACAAGGGTTGCATATAAAAATGTCTCTTTATCCATGTTGTTTGCTTTCGGGTTGAAAAATGTTGTTCGTCTGCCTTCTCGGGCTTATGTATCGGCACCCAATTCGGATGAAAATGCAAATAGCAGTATAAAAGATCGTTGGAGACCGGGACAGGATAACACGGGAAAGACAATTCCGGCCTTATCTTCCGGAGATGGTTTGATCATGACGGCTGACGATAATTTCTATGCCACGGACTGGTATAATTTGTCGGATGCTACCGTGGTTCCGGGAGACTATCTACGTTTTAGAAATTTAATGATCGAATATCGATTGCCTCTTCGTTGGGTGAATAAAGTGGTTATTGGAGATAAAAAATTGAGTAGTGTTACATTGAAATTCCAGGCACAAAACCTGTTTGTGTTGGCAGACAAACGTTTAAAGGGCTATGATCCGGAAACGATTAATTACACGACGAATGCTTACGGTTCCTTACCCTTAGCCAGAACATTTACCTTGGGATTGAATGTCAATTTTTAA
- a CDS encoding FecR family protein, with protein sequence MMRDYDENIVQLIQLYLTGDLSEEEKVKLEDWIRGDSSRKRLFDEICEERNVVRDLEVYERVNKESAWEKVVCRGNIKLQHSPRRLGWYRWVAAVMLPVMVAAGYFIREMKRDSLQQGVEIASIEPGKSKAILRLGNNRVLEITKERETHVDVAEGIAATNNSSGMIYPEQVATGKTEYNVLEIPRGGEYTVTLSDGTVVHLNSGSELRYPVAFGAERREVFLSGEGYFEVVKDSVRPFFVNADKLKIRVYGTSFNVNTYDLENIQTVLVEGKIGIQTMNMNTEYMVKPGQLALYNQEKGTMEILNVDVQLYVAWKDHEFMFDDESLEKIMNRLSLWYDVDVFFQTASLKQLHFTGHLGRYDDISHILDAISGVTQVKFSVKGRTIIVME encoded by the coding sequence ATGATGAGAGATTACGATGAGAATATAGTACAGCTAATCCAACTTTACCTCACGGGAGATTTGTCCGAGGAGGAAAAAGTGAAGTTGGAAGACTGGATTCGCGGGGACTCTTCACGTAAACGGTTGTTTGATGAAATTTGCGAAGAGAGGAATGTTGTCCGTGATCTTGAAGTTTACGAACGGGTGAACAAGGAGAGTGCATGGGAAAAGGTCGTTTGCCGGGGGAATATTAAGCTGCAACATTCACCTCGTCGGTTGGGGTGGTATCGCTGGGTGGCTGCCGTGATGCTTCCGGTGATGGTGGCTGCGGGATATTTTATAAGAGAAATGAAGCGGGATTCTTTGCAGCAGGGAGTGGAGATCGCAAGTATTGAACCGGGAAAGAGCAAGGCAATTCTGCGGTTGGGAAATAATCGCGTGCTTGAAATAACGAAGGAGCGAGAGACCCATGTTGACGTGGCGGAAGGAATTGCTGCAACCAATAACTCGTCGGGAATGATTTATCCGGAACAGGTGGCAACCGGCAAAACAGAGTATAACGTGTTGGAGATTCCCCGCGGGGGCGAATACACGGTGACGTTGTCCGACGGTACGGTGGTTCACCTGAATTCCGGAAGTGAGTTACGTTATCCGGTGGCTTTCGGTGCGGAGCGGCGGGAGGTATTCCTTTCTGGGGAAGGGTATTTTGAGGTGGTAAAAGATTCTGTCCGTCCTTTTTTCGTGAACGCGGATAAGTTGAAAATCCGGGTGTACGGTACTTCATTTAACGTGAATACCTATGATCTTGAAAATATACAGACCGTTTTGGTTGAGGGAAAGATTGGCATTCAGACGATGAATATGAATACGGAGTACATGGTGAAACCGGGACAATTGGCCCTTTATAATCAAGAGAAAGGTACGATGGAGATTCTGAACGTGGATGTACAGCTTTACGTGGCGTGGAAGGACCATGAATTTATGTTTGATGACGAAAGTTTGGAGAAGATCATGAACCGCTTATCTTTATGGTATGATGTAGATGTATTTTTCCAGACGGCGAGTTTGAAACAGTTACACTTTACCGGGCATTTAGGGCGATACGATGATATTTCCCATATCCTTGATGCTATATCGGGTGTGACCCAAGTGAAATTCTCTGTAAAAGGAAGGACGATTATAGTGATGGAATAA
- a CDS encoding RNA polymerase sigma-70 factor, producing MVQDELLIEQLNQKQVGAFKILFDRFYRYLVLYAMKWVERQEVAEDIVQDLFVQVWERDTLYSSYYGFKNFLYHSVKNASLDYLKHKEVEGKYVRYALRHSETGEMPELEMMKEEVYRRLYLVLDELPRRCQEVFRYYLDGKKNSEIAEILHISELTVKAQKRDAISYLRKRLGNVYLLCVLFRVGFM from the coding sequence ATGGTGCAGGATGAGTTATTAATCGAGCAGTTGAATCAAAAGCAGGTGGGAGCCTTTAAAATATTGTTTGACCGGTTCTATCGTTATCTCGTGTTATATGCCATGAAATGGGTGGAGAGACAGGAGGTTGCCGAGGATATCGTGCAGGATTTGTTCGTGCAGGTATGGGAGCGGGACACGCTTTATAGTTCTTATTACGGTTTTAAAAACTTTTTGTACCATTCGGTGAAGAATGCTTCCTTGGATTACTTGAAACACAAGGAGGTGGAGGGAAAATACGTTCGTTATGCGCTTCGGCATTCAGAGACCGGGGAGATGCCGGAGTTGGAGATGATGAAAGAGGAGGTGTATCGTCGTTTGTATCTGGTGCTGGATGAATTACCGAGGCGATGTCAGGAAGTGTTCAGGTATTATTTGGATGGGAAAAAGAATAGTGAGATTGCGGAAATATTGCATATATCGGAATTGACCGTGAAGGCTCAAAAACGGGATGCGATAAGTTATTTACGGAAAAGATTGGGAAACGTGTATCTGCTATGTGTTTTATTTAGAGTTGGTTTCATGTAA
- a CDS encoding glycosyltransferase family 2 protein, whose amino-acid sequence MSIISCIIHRLKRDEQTDTYVHFEQTATLRKIATAIDTPYVFFYTKYPTPRLGEHAQERFLQVAQATGAVMLYSDYYSEQNGQPTAHPTIDYQPGSVRDDFDFGSILLFRTDALKKVIREMDTEYHFAALYDLRLRLSREGLIFRIPEFLYTEKEHDSRRSGEKQFDYVNPRNREVQIEMEQAFTAHLKAIGAYLSPVFKTVPFQEEKFETEASVIIPVRNREKTIAEAIESVLSQQTNFKYNILAVDNHSTDNTTAIIQKMAQQHPQIIHIIPSRTDLGIGGCWTHAIMDEHCGRFAIQLDSDDLYINHHVLQRIVDTFHEHQCAMVIGSYKMVNFKLEEIPPGIIDHKEWTPDNGRNNALRVNGLGAPRAFYTPLLRQIRIPNVSYGEDYATALAISREYRIERIYEPLYLCRRWEGNSDADLNIQRVNANNYYKDKIRMIEILARQQKIENEEKS is encoded by the coding sequence ATGTCTATCATTTCTTGTATCATACACAGGCTAAAAAGAGACGAACAGACAGATACCTACGTGCATTTTGAACAAACGGCCACGTTACGGAAAATCGCAACCGCGATAGATACCCCTTATGTCTTTTTTTACACGAAATACCCGACTCCCCGGCTTGGGGAACACGCTCAAGAACGTTTTCTCCAGGTAGCACAAGCCACGGGAGCCGTCATGCTTTACTCGGATTATTACTCGGAACAAAACGGACAGCCAACAGCACACCCGACGATTGATTATCAACCGGGAAGCGTCAGGGACGATTTTGACTTCGGATCAATACTTTTATTCAGAACAGACGCGTTAAAGAAAGTCATCCGTGAAATGGACACGGAGTACCATTTCGCCGCACTCTACGATCTGCGCCTGCGTCTTTCCCGGGAAGGATTGATTTTCCGGATCCCCGAATTCCTGTACACGGAGAAAGAACACGACTCCCGGCGTTCCGGTGAAAAGCAATTTGATTACGTGAACCCTCGTAACCGGGAAGTACAAATTGAAATGGAACAGGCGTTCACCGCCCACTTGAAGGCTATCGGGGCCTACCTTTCCCCCGTGTTCAAAACCGTCCCGTTCCAAGAGGAGAAATTTGAAACCGAAGCATCCGTCATCATTCCCGTCCGTAACCGGGAAAAGACCATAGCGGAAGCCATCGAATCCGTCCTTTCACAACAGACAAATTTCAAGTACAATATTCTCGCTGTCGATAATCATTCCACCGACAACACAACCGCCATCATCCAAAAAATGGCCCAACAACACCCTCAAATCATCCACATCATCCCTTCCCGCACCGACCTGGGCATCGGGGGATGCTGGACACATGCCATCATGGACGAACATTGCGGACGATTTGCCATTCAACTGGATAGCGATGATTTGTACATCAATCACCACGTCCTTCAACGCATCGTCGACACGTTCCACGAACACCAGTGTGCCATGGTCATCGGCAGCTACAAGATGGTGAACTTCAAGCTAGAAGAGATACCTCCCGGCATCATTGACCACAAGGAGTGGACGCCGGACAACGGGCGTAACAACGCCTTACGCGTCAACGGACTGGGGGCTCCCCGTGCATTTTACACGCCATTACTCCGGCAAATCAGAATCCCGAACGTCAGTTACGGGGAAGATTACGCCACGGCACTCGCCATTTCTCGCGAATATCGGATCGAACGTATCTACGAACCATTATATTTGTGTCGCCGTTGGGAAGGCAATTCCGATGCGGACTTGAACATCCAACGTGTAAACGCGAATAACTACTATAAGGACAAAATACGTATGATCGAGATATTGGCCAGACAACAGAAAATTGAAAACGAAGAAAAATCATAA
- a CDS encoding DUF4922 domain-containing protein, producing MFFDEFTQSQLASWPLARGNYERLRNVIYRTIDFEGFQIRIQHNPDRIQSAVAKIDEQSLKARACFLCKGNIPPEQISFDYNSALDIRVNPYPIFDRHYTVPAKQHTPQLIEGHFQDMLAIAETYPEYTIFYNGPRSGASAPDHFHFQLAPRHIMPLETDVNRCPKEILWISESRETTIESINNYLRKNIILHSGNRKQLTDTFEKIRSVMGHHIPNDPEPMMNLFAWYENDEWWVVIFPRRQHRPWQFFAEGEENILFSPGCVDFAGLIISPREKDFNRLDAPLLEELFSQLTLTDEQFMNLRFTICDL from the coding sequence ATGTTTTTCGACGAATTTACACAATCACAACTAGCCTCTTGGCCCTTGGCCCGGGGTAATTACGAACGCTTGCGAAATGTCATCTATCGCACGATCGATTTCGAGGGATTCCAGATTCGCATCCAGCACAACCCGGACCGGATTCAATCAGCCGTGGCCAAAATAGACGAGCAGTCGCTCAAGGCGAGAGCCTGCTTCCTGTGTAAAGGAAACATACCACCGGAACAAATCAGTTTCGATTATAATTCCGCACTGGATATACGAGTAAACCCTTATCCCATATTCGACCGCCATTACACGGTTCCGGCAAAACAACATACCCCCCAGCTCATCGAGGGACATTTCCAAGATATGCTGGCCATAGCAGAAACTTATCCGGAGTACACGATTTTTTACAACGGTCCCCGTAGCGGAGCCTCTGCCCCGGATCACTTTCATTTCCAACTGGCACCCCGTCACATCATGCCCCTGGAAACCGATGTAAACCGCTGCCCGAAAGAAATCTTGTGGATTTCCGAATCCCGGGAAACAACCATCGAAAGCATCAACAATTACCTGCGCAAAAATATCATTCTTCATTCCGGCAACCGGAAACAACTGACCGACACGTTTGAAAAAATACGATCAGTTATGGGACATCACATCCCGAATGACCCGGAACCCATGATGAACCTCTTTGCCTGGTACGAAAACGACGAATGGTGGGTGGTCATCTTTCCCCGTCGCCAACACCGCCCGTGGCAATTCTTCGCGGAAGGAGAGGAAAACATCCTGTTCAGTCCCGGCTGCGTAGACTTCGCCGGTCTGATCATCTCCCCCCGGGAAAAAGACTTCAACCGTCTGGACGCCCCCTTACTGGAAGAACTCTTTTCCCAATTAACCCTTACCGATGAACAATTTATGAATTTACGATTTACGATTTGCGATTTATGA
- a CDS encoding SpoIID/LytB domain-containing protein — translation MKEPVTCNPSTYTSPKAITLSVGILFAPSITFRLNGNYWNNNQKYSGEYTISKEGEDLILHSSSQTQIVPDHFTLIPENEETADFDLLNVMIGINFHWQRTEDQKFKGTLKIIDEGKHLTAINILPLEDYLLSVISSEMSATSSLELLKAHAVISRSWLIAQKIKSEKLTDTYQSCIQDEQQYIRWYDREDHEHFDVCADDHCQRYQGISKAYTPFVRQAIDATRGEVLMYHGEICDARFSKCCGGVTEYFENTWEPVAHPYLTKVVDSATRSSVPDLSQEENAREWILSTPDDVFCNTRDKAVLSNVLNDYDQETQDFFRWQVSYTPSELSALIKSRIGIDFGDILSIDPVERGASGRIIRLRIQGSKRSMTIGKELVIRKAFSTSHLYSSAFIVETEKNTSGAITRFTLRGAGWGHGVGLCQIGAAVMSAQGYDYQEILSHYFPGTQLQKIENEIINHEI, via the coding sequence ATGAAAGAACCTGTAACTTGTAACCCGTCAACCTATACTTCGCCGAAGGCGATTACTCTTTCCGTCGGAATCCTTTTTGCCCCGAGCATCACCTTCCGCCTGAACGGAAACTATTGGAACAACAATCAAAAATATTCCGGGGAATATACCATTTCCAAGGAAGGCGAAGACTTGATTCTACACTCATCTTCCCAGACACAAATTGTTCCGGATCATTTCACGCTGATCCCTGAAAATGAAGAAACAGCAGACTTTGACCTACTCAACGTCATGATCGGAATCAATTTTCACTGGCAACGCACGGAAGACCAGAAATTCAAGGGTACATTGAAAATCATCGATGAAGGAAAACATCTGACGGCAATCAACATATTACCCCTGGAAGATTATCTGCTAAGCGTCATCTCTTCCGAAATGAGTGCCACCTCGTCTTTGGAACTCTTGAAAGCTCACGCGGTTATTTCCCGCAGTTGGCTGATCGCGCAAAAAATAAAAAGCGAGAAACTAACCGACACCTACCAATCCTGCATACAGGATGAACAACAATACATCCGGTGGTACGACCGGGAGGACCACGAGCATTTCGACGTGTGCGCGGACGACCATTGTCAACGCTACCAAGGAATCAGCAAAGCCTACACGCCATTTGTCAGGCAAGCCATCGATGCCACCCGGGGAGAAGTTCTCATGTATCATGGCGAAATTTGTGATGCTCGATTTTCGAAATGCTGCGGGGGAGTAACCGAATATTTTGAAAACACGTGGGAACCCGTGGCACATCCCTATTTGACCAAAGTGGTCGATAGCGCCACCCGGTCCTCCGTCCCCGACCTATCCCAAGAAGAAAACGCCCGGGAATGGATTCTCTCCACCCCGGACGATGTATTCTGCAATACCCGAGACAAAGCCGTGCTGTCAAATGTTCTCAACGATTATGATCAAGAAACCCAGGATTTCTTCCGTTGGCAAGTGTCCTACACCCCCTCGGAACTATCTGCATTAATAAAGTCCCGCATCGGGATAGACTTCGGGGACATCCTATCGATAGACCCCGTGGAAAGAGGTGCATCCGGACGTATCATCCGTCTCCGTATCCAAGGTTCAAAACGAAGCATGACCATCGGGAAAGAACTTGTCATCCGCAAGGCATTCTCCACAAGCCATCTGTACAGCTCGGCTTTTATCGTGGAAACAGAGAAAAACACCTCCGGGGCCATTACCCGTTTCACCTTGAGAGGAGCAGGATGGGGTCACGGGGTCGGTCTCTGTCAAATCGGGGCTGCCGTCATGAGTGCCCAAGGCTACGATTATCAAGAAATACTATCCCACTATTTTCCCGGCACACAACTACAAAAAATTGAAAATGAAATCATAAATCATGAAATCTAA
- a CDS encoding MFS transporter, with translation MKSKITTSAWSWIPTLYFAQGLPYVIVMTLAVIMFKRLGINNTDIALYTSWLYLPWVIKPLWSPLVDIVKTKRWWVISMQLVIGGGLAGIAFTLPGPHAFRYSLAFMWLLAFSSATHDIAADGFYMLGLDTKKQAFFVGIRNTAYRLAMLTGQGLIVMLAGWLEKTYSSTLPEEIAVPRAWSVTFYLLTAIFVLLFLYHQFILPKPENDTPVRNGNPLNAFFQTFITFFQKKGIIAALAFILLFRFAESQLVKIASPFLLDNPEVGGLGLSTMQVGTIYGVVGLIALTIGGILGGIFMARKGLKHWIWWMTAAMNLPNLVYVYLAFAHPSNIWLISSAVAIEQFGYGFGFTALTYFMMLFSKGPQQTAHYAICTGFMALGMMLPGMISGYIQELIGYQYFFLWIMLCTIPSFIAVKYIKLT, from the coding sequence ATGAAATCTAAAATCACAACATCCGCTTGGTCCTGGATCCCCACCCTATATTTCGCGCAAGGTCTGCCTTACGTCATTGTCATGACACTTGCCGTCATCATGTTCAAACGCTTGGGAATAAACAACACGGACATAGCCCTCTACACGAGCTGGCTTTATTTACCCTGGGTGATAAAACCCCTATGGAGCCCGCTGGTAGACATCGTGAAAACCAAACGCTGGTGGGTAATCTCCATGCAGTTAGTAATCGGTGGCGGGCTGGCCGGAATAGCATTTACTCTTCCCGGTCCCCACGCCTTCCGCTATTCACTGGCATTCATGTGGTTGTTAGCTTTCAGTTCCGCCACCCACGACATCGCCGCCGACGGATTCTACATGCTGGGACTAGACACCAAAAAACAGGCATTCTTCGTCGGCATCCGCAACACGGCTTACCGCCTCGCCATGCTCACGGGACAAGGCCTCATCGTCATGCTTGCCGGTTGGCTTGAAAAAACCTATTCTTCCACGCTCCCGGAAGAGATTGCCGTTCCCCGGGCATGGTCGGTCACCTTCTACCTGTTGACAGCCATATTCGTACTTCTCTTCCTCTACCATCAATTCATTCTCCCCAAGCCGGAAAACGATACTCCCGTGAGAAACGGTAACCCGCTAAATGCCTTTTTCCAAACCTTCATCACCTTCTTCCAAAAGAAGGGAATTATCGCTGCATTAGCCTTTATCCTACTTTTTCGTTTTGCAGAATCACAACTTGTAAAAATTGCCTCCCCCTTCTTGCTCGACAATCCCGAAGTCGGCGGTTTAGGCTTAAGCACCATGCAAGTCGGCACCATCTATGGGGTTGTCGGACTGATAGCCCTCACGATAGGGGGAATCCTGGGGGGAATATTCATGGCCCGCAAGGGGCTGAAGCATTGGATTTGGTGGATGACGGCCGCTATGAACCTGCCCAACCTCGTGTACGTTTATCTGGCATTTGCCCACCCCTCCAATATCTGGCTCATCTCCTCCGCTGTCGCCATCGAACAATTCGGCTACGGGTTCGGTTTCACGGCCCTCACCTACTTCATGATGCTCTTCAGTAAAGGCCCGCAACAAACCGCCCACTACGCCATCTGCACCGGGTTCATGGCCCTCGGCATGATGCTTCCCGGTATGATCTCCGGTTACATACAAGAATTAATCGGTTATCAGTACTTCTTTCTTTGGATCATGCTCTGCACGATACCCAGTTTCATTGCCGTGAAATACATTAAATTAACGTGA